In a single window of the Lineus longissimus chromosome 4, tnLinLong1.2, whole genome shotgun sequence genome:
- the LOC135486847 gene encoding S-antigen protein-like has translation MNVDQARIRKEGEGPKGRRGEGTKGRRGKGAKGRRGDGAKGRRGERTKGRRGKGAKGRRGEGTKMRWGEGTKGRKGEGVKGRKEGEGAKGRKEDRRKTKDERTSYVMRPPSTVLRPPSSVIRPPAIVLSPPSCIIRYTSCGSVQRPPSSVRAKGQRDEGAKGRQDERRRDEGAKGRRGEGAKGRKGERTKGRMDDRTTGREDERTTDERRKTKDEGKGTKGRRGEGAKGRRDVGAKVRQNDRTTGRQDDKTTGRQDERTTDERRKDVMRHTSSVHRPPSSILRPPSSVLRPPCSVLHHASYVIRYTSCVMRPQSSVLRPGEGAKGRRGEGAKGRQDERRRDEGAKGRKDERAKGRKDEWMTGRQDERTKGREDERTTDERRKTKAKGRRGEGVKGRRGEGT, from the coding sequence atgaacgttgaTCAGGCGCGTATCCGAAAGGAGGGCGAAGGGCCGAAGGGtcgaaggggcgaagggacgaaggggcgacGGGGCAaaggggcgaagggacgaaggggcgacGGGGCAAAGGGGCGAAGGGGCGAAAGGACGAAGGGGCGACGGGGCAAAGgggcgaaggggcgaaggggcgAAGGAACGAAGATGCGATggggcgaagggacgaaggggcgaaaGGGCGAAGGGGTGAAAGGACGAAAGGAgggcgaaggggcgaaggggcgAAAGGAGGAccgacgaaagacgaaagacgaaagGACGTCATATGTCATGCGTCCTCCGTCCACCGTCCTCCGTCCTCCATCCTCCGTCATCCGTCCTCCGGCCATCGTCCTCAGTCCTCCGTCCTGCATCATACGTTATACGTCATGCGGTAGCGTCCAACGTCCTCCGTCCTCCGTCCGGGCAAAAGGGCaaagggacgaaggggcgaaggggcgACAGGACGAAAgacgaagggacgaaggggcgaaggggcgaaggggcgaaggggcgAAAGGACGAAAGGGCGAAAGGACGAAAGGACGAATGGATGACAGGACGACAGGACGAGAGGACGAAAGGACGAccgacgaaagacgaaagacgaaagacgaaggcaaagggacgaaggggcgaaggggtgaaggggcgaaggggcgaagggacgtAGGGGCGAAAGTACGACAGAACGACAGGACGACAGGACGACAGGACGACAAGACGACAGGACGACAGGACGAAAGGACGACCGACGAAAGACGAAAGGACGTCATGCGTCATACGTCCTCCGTCCACCGTCCTCCGTCCTCTATCCTCCGTCCTCCGTCCTCCGTGCTCCGTCCTCCGTGCTCCGTCCTGCATCATGCGTCATACGTCATACGTTATACGTCATGCGTCATGCGTCCACAGTCCTCCGTCCTCCGTCCGGGCGAAGGGGCaaagggacgaaggggcgaaggggcgaaggggcgACAGGACGAAAgacgaagggacgaaggggcgaaggggaGAAAGGACGAAAGGGCGAAAGGACGAAAGGACGAATGGATGACAGGACGACAGGACGAGAGGACGAAAGGACGAGAGGACGAAAGGACGAccgacgaaagacgaaagacgaagGCAAAGGGACGAAGGGGTGAAGGGGTGAAGgggcgaaggggcgaagggacgtAG
- the LOC135486848 gene encoding micronuclear linker histone polyprotein-like encodes MDDRTTGREDEKTTDERRKTKAKGRRGEGVKGRRDVGAKVRQNDRTTGRQDDRTTGRQDDRTTGRQDDRTTGRQDERTTDERRKDVMRHATSVHRPPYSILRPPSSVLRAPSCVMRHKSYVIRHASCVHSPPSSVRAKGRRGEGTKGRRDEGAKGRRGEGTKGQKGKGTKGRRGEGTKGRRDEGTKGRRGEGATGRKTKEQRGEGTKGRRGVGTKGRRGEGAKGRQDERRRNKEAKGRRDEGT; translated from the coding sequence ATGGATGACAGGACGACAGGACGAGAGGACGAAAAGACGAccgacgaaagacgaaagacgaaggcaaagggacgaaggggcgaaggggtgaaggggcgaagggacgtAGGGGCGAAAGTACGACAGAACGACAGGACGACAGGACGACAGGACGACAGGACGACAGGACGACAGGACGACAGGACGACAGGACGACAGGACGACAGGACGACAGGACGACAGGACGAAAGGACGACCGACGAAAGACGAAAGGACGTCATGCGTCATGCGACCTCCGTCCACCGTCCTCCGTACTCTATCCTCCGTCCTCCGTCCTCCGTGCTCCGTGCTCCGTCCTGCGTCATGCGTCATAAGTCATACGTTATACGTCATGCGTCATGCGTCCACAGTCCTCCGTCCTCCGTCcgggcgaagggacgaaggggcgaagggacgaaggggcgaagggacgaaggggcgaagggacgaaggggcgaagggacgaagggacAAAAAGGCAAAGGgacgaagggacgaaggggcgaagggacgaaggggcgaagggacgaagggacgaaggggcgaaggggcgaaggggcgACAGGACGAAAGACGAAGGAACAAAGaggcgaagggacgaagggacgaaggggcgtagggacgaagggacgaaggggcgaaggggcgaaggggcgACAGGACGAAAGACGAAGGAACAAAGaggcgaagggacgaagggacgaagggacgtag